The nucleotide window GGGAGATGGGCCAGGATGGCGGCGACGACGTCCTCGCCTGCAGGAGGAGCGGGAGGCTGCACGGAGGGGGtcctgctgccccccaccccacagacccccagtACCTTCCACCTCCTTGTACTTCCAGTACAGCTCCcgcagctcctgctcctcctgggggCTCCAGGGGGGGGCccggctcctgccagccctgggcagagaggaggggtgaggggaggcgaggggagggcggcagccccctccccagccccactcacccctctccctcctgcagcGAGCTGTAGCCCTCAGTCATCTCACGGATGGCTGCCGGGCTCTTCCAGAAGAGCAGCTCCACAAAGGCCTTCTTGTTGGTGGCCGCCAGCGCAAAGAACTTGCCCAGGACAAACTTGGCCAACGCCACCAGCTCCTGTGTGTGGAGGGAGGGCAACAGAGCTGGGAGATGCCAGGGGCGGACACACGGGACCCCTCCCCAGGGGGacgcggggggagccgggccccggCTGACCTGGTGCGCGCCGGCAGCCGGGTCGCTGAGCAGGCGGTGGAAGAGGGCGAAGAGGGACAGCTGGAAGAGCAGGGCCTCCATGTGCAGGTCGCGGGCCAGGCGGTGCAGCAGGCGGGCGGCGCAGTGGTTGGTGCGGGCGCTGTTGCGGGCGTAGccgcgcagcagcagcaccagcgccCGCACCACGGGCGCGCAGGCAAACCTGCGCCAGCAGCCCCGGTGAGCGCGGCCgccccgggcagcgctgccgccgccccacaccctctgcccccGCTCACCGCTTCAGGTAGTCAAGGAAGTTGAACTCCTTCTCGGACACCCGCAcggtctcttcctcctcttcctcatcctcctcttcctcctcctctggctcCTCGGCCTCAGGGGGGTCGTGCCCTGGAGTGCGACCGTGCTGAGGGTCCGGAGCACCCCAGCCCAAAGCCCACCGCTCCTGGTACTGCCGGCTGGGGACTCACGGGGCAGGGGAGCAAAGAGGatctcccgcagcagctgggtCTCCTCAGGCGGCCCCGCGTCCGGGGCTCCGAACACGTCCCCTTCGGGCCAGacgtccctggggagggggggagaggctgGCACCGCGTCACCGCAGAGCTGCCCGGCACGGGacgggagctgcggggccggTACCTGGCGGAGCgcagcagctgcagggcctgGGGGGCCCGGGCATGCCGCAGACACCCCTGGACCCGCAGCAGAGCCTCGGCGCGCTGCTCTTCCACCGGCATCTCCGCGGCGGCATCAAAGGGCACCACGTCCTCGGGGAGCGGCACCTGGCCCTGGGCAGGACGCCGTCACCCCACGCCCCGCCGAgacccccggagccccccggggccggACCCCCCCTACCTGCAGGCAGgcctggagctgtgggaccaaCCCTGCCCAGAGCTCCTCCAGCTCCGCGGCGCTGGGCGGCTCCGAGGCCGCGGCTGCGGGCGCCCGCGGCTTCTTCCTCCTGCGCACGCGCTTGCTCTGGGGGGCGAGGCTGGGTCAGGAGGGGCTGCCAAACCCCCCGGGATCCCCGCGGCGGGGCAGCCCCCCTGCACCTGCACCACGaggccggcgcggccccggcagAAGCGCTCCAGCATGCGGAGGAAGAGGTGGGCCGTCTCCACCAGGTCCCGCAGGAAGCTGCGCGGCTGCTTGGTCTCGTCGAACTTGCGGAAGAGGGCGAGGAAGAGCTCCCGGTACTCCATCAGGTAGAAGATGTtgcctggggaggaggagtgctgtgtccagctctgggctccccagttcaggaaagatgaggagctactggagagagtccagcgcagggctgcgaggatgaggaggggactggagcatctctcctacgaggagaggctgagggagctgggcttgttcagcctggagaagagaaggctgcgaggggaccttagaaatacttataaatatctgaagggtgggggtcaggaggacggggccagactctttccagtggtgcccagcgacaggacaaggggcaacgggcacaaactggggcagaggaagctccagctgaacacgaggaagaacttcttccctctgagggtgccggagccctggcccaggctgcccagggaggctgtggagtctccttctctggagatattccagccccgcctggccacggtgctgtgcagcctgctctgggtgaccctgcttgggcagggggctgggctgggtgacccccagagggcccttccaatccaaccatcctgggattctgtgatagggggTCAGCTGAGGAGGGGGCCAGACCCCCCCAGGTATGGGCGGAGGGACGGACGGACTCACTCTTGATGACCTGGCTGCTGTCCCGCACCGCCTGCTCGGGGGACCGGTCCATCTCCTGCACcgtctgcagcagctcctggtacGCCTTCAGCGCGAGGTGCATCCTGCGGACGGGCAGCATCAGGGCAGGGCCCCGCGCCCGGGGGGTCCTGGGCACCGAGGGGGGTCATGGTCACCCAGGGGGGTCCCGGCCCCACCTGCGGGCCCAGGCCGCCGCCTCCTTCTTGTCCATCAGCGCCATCTCGTAGTAGCTGGTGAGGTTCTGCTCGATGAAGTGGAAGGCGCGGACGCCCACCGTCTCCGACACCAGCTCGGGGCGGAAGCCGCGGCAGCGGTTGAAGGCCATGAAGAAGGCGGTGGCCCACAGGTAGTAGGTCTCGTCGTGCTGCTGAGCCTTCTCGCGCACCAGCTGGtcctgggggcggcgggggctcagcgggggtcccgcagcccgggCAGGGGGCCGAGCCCCCCCAGCCGCTCACCTTGACCAGCAGCATCAGGCGGTTGTAGCAGCCCTCCAGGAAGTCCTGGCAGAAGCGGCGCAGGAAGAGCCGGATGTTGCGAGCAGagcggcgggggggctcggccTCGGGGGCTGCCTGGCGCCGGCGCGGGACCCGCCGCGGCTCCTTGCCCAGGTCGTGGCTGTAGCTTTTCAGCTGcgggggacaggcagggagcaGCCGGACGTCGACCCCCACGCCCCGGCCCCCCCatctccccgcgccccggccccatGCTCACGTTGTGCAGGCCCTTGTGGAAGACGACGTCGCGGTCCCCGATGGCCTTCAGGCCCTGCAGGACATAGGAGCCGCCGAAGCGGGAGTGCCTGGGGCAGGGGACACGGGCTGAGCGGTGCCGGCCCTGCCGCGGGGGTCCCAGCACCACTCCGGGGACTCCCCCCTCACCGGGACGGGCGCTGCAGCGCTCGAGCCCTCTTCTCCGCCAGCTCCCGCTGCCGCAGGGTCGCCAGCTCCCGCGAGTCCTCCCCATGCTCGGCAgccgcctgcccctgccccagcgccgCCAGCTCCTCcgggctctgcaggcagcgtTGTCAGTgctgcagggggctgcggggggtccccggcccccgccccagCCCACCTGGTCACGGAACATGAGCGAGATGATCTCCAGGACGTGCAGCGCCCATTGCTGCTCCCCCTGGGCGCTGGCCAGGAACTTGAGCAGGTCGTCCATCCCACTGATGTGCAGCGCCCACAGCACCCGGTCGTGGACGCTGGCATCGCCGTCCACGCCCTGGGGGGCACGGTGGGCGGGGGGGCTCAGCAGGCAGAGGGTCGGGGTCCCCGGGGAGCTGCCACGGCCCCAGACCTGCTGGGTACCCACAGCAGGTTCCCGTCCCGTACCTGCTCCTCCGAGGGGTCCAGGGGCACGTGCAGCACATTGCGCACCAGCAGCAAGACCCTCTCAATGAGCAGCGTGTCCTCCTCCTGCCGCTGCTCCCAGTCCTGGGGCAATGGAGCCGTcagggctccccgcagcccccggggggtcccagccccgctCAGCCGGACCCCGCATCCCCGGGCGCTGCGCAGGGACACGGGACTCACCAGCTGCAGCAGGTCGTACAGCTTCTCACTGAGCACCCCGAACACTTTCTCGCTGGCGAAAGCCTGCAGAAACACCGGCGTGAGTCTGGGGGGGCCCAGGCAGAGACCCCGCCCGGGggcccctccccgggcagcctcacctccttGTAGGCCTGCAGGTAGGACAGGACCTGCAGGAAGTGGTGCCGGGAGGTGGCATCTGGCGGCACTTTGCCGAAGCAGAGCAGAGCCGGCTGTGTCAGGTTCACCATCAGCCTGCGAGCGGGCAGGGCGGGGGTGTGTGGGACCCCTGCTCCGTGGGACCCCCGCGGGGGCACCTTCAGCCCCTGGCCCCACACCCCAGTACCTGATGACGGCGTCGAAGAGCACCTTGTCCTGGGGGTACTGGACCAGGATGGGCAGGAGGTCGTTCTGCAGGATCTgggctgctcccagctgctgccGGACGTCCCGCGTCTCGTCCTCATGGCGCA belongs to Opisthocomus hoazin isolate bOpiHoa1 chromosome 32, bOpiHoa1.hap1, whole genome shotgun sequence and includes:
- the TIMELESS gene encoding protein timeless homolog isoform X1 — protein: MDWYMMNCELLATCSALGYLEGDVYHREPDCLESVKDLIRYLRHEDETRDVRQQLGAAQILQNDLLPILVQYPQDKVLFDAVIRLMVNLTQPALLCFGKVPPDATSRHHFLQVLSYLQAYKEAFASEKVFGVLSEKLYDLLQLDWEQRQEEDTLLIERVLLLVRNVLHVPLDPSEEQGVDGDASVHDRVLWALHISGMDDLLKFLASAQGEQQWALHVLEIISLMFRDQSPEELAALGQGQAAAEHGEDSRELATLRQRELAEKRARALQRPSRHSRFGGSYVLQGLKAIGDRDVVFHKGLHNLKSYSHDLGKEPRRVPRRRQAAPEAEPPRRSARNIRLFLRRFCQDFLEGCYNRLMLLVKDQLVREKAQQHDETYYLWATAFFMAFNRCRGFRPELVSETVGVRAFHFIEQNLTSYYEMALMDKKEAAAWARRMHLALKAYQELLQTVQEMDRSPEQAVRDSSQVIKSNIFYLMEYRELFLALFRKFDETKQPRSFLRDLVETAHLFLRMLERFCRGRAGLVVQSKRVRRRKKPRAPAAAASEPPSAAELEELWAGLVPQLQACLQGQVPLPEDVVPFDAAAEMPVEEQRAEALLRVQGCLRHARAPQALQLLRSARDVWPEGDVFGAPDAGPPEETQLLREILFAPLPRHDPPEAEEPEEEEEEDEEEEEETVRVSEKEFNFLDYLKRFACAPVVRALVLLLRGYARNSARTNHCAARLLHRLARDLHMEALLFQLSLFALFHRLLSDPAAGAHQELVALAKFVLGKFFALAATNKKAFVELLFWKSPAAIREMTEGYSSLQEGEGAGRSRAPPWSPQEEQELRELYWKYKEVEGEDVVAAILAHLPVPRRTRKQVVKQLVRLGLASSAKDFPQERKGTRIVLWTQEQEEELTRLFEEFQGSEDVLGNIMKHLTVRRSRARVVEKLLGLGLVSERRELYKKRRRKGPGPQPAAAGAPALPAEDSSAEEGDSEEEQEEEDEAEEGPVEEHWAPEEGAGQGLVHRLLQEGLAGPLRWLENCLQRAAGDREEDGVSHPVPLVPLSEENEDAMEDRGFQALLRQLGLRPPASEQESFWRIPAALSPQQLRRAAASIARLSPDPPGLLQPPGCPQDPAPAEQPPALGLDSESEEPVPVPSPVQPGTKRRRELDSEDEGSSGAAPHALQEEDEDPQPPGRRKRVCRMEEEEEEED
- the TIMELESS gene encoding protein timeless homolog isoform X2 encodes the protein MDWYMMNCELLATCSALGYLEGDVYHREPDCLESVKDLIRYLRHEDETRDVRQQLGAAQILQNDLLPILVQYPQDKVLFDAVIRLMVNLTQPALLCFGKVPPDATSRHHFLQVLSYLQAYKEAFASEKVFGVLSEKLYDLLQLDWEQRQEEDTLLIERVLLLVRNVLHVPLDPSEEQGVDGDASVHDRVLWALHISGMDDLLKFLASAQGEQQWALHVLEIISLMFRDQSPEELAALGQGQAAAEHGEDSRELATLRQRELAEKRARALQRPSRHSRFGGSYVLQGLKAIGDRDVVFHKGLHNLKSYSHDLGKEPRRVPRRRQAAPEAEPPRRSARNIRLFLRRFCQDFLEGCYNRLMLLVKDQLVREKAQQHDETYYLWATAFFMAFNRCRGFRPELVSETVGVRAFHFIEQNLTSYYEMALMDKKEAAAWARRMHLALKAYQELLQTVQEMDRSPEQAVRDSSQVIKSNIFYLMEYRELFLALFRKFDETKQPRSFLRDLVETAHLFLRMLERFCRGRAGLVVQSKRVRRRKKPRAPAAAASEPPSAAELEELWAGLVPQLQACLQGQVPLPEDVVPFDAAAEMPVEEQRAEALLRVQGCLRHARAPQALQLLRSARDVWPEGDVFGAPDAGPPEETQLLREILFAPLPRHDPPEAEEPEEEEEEDEEEEEETVRVSEKEFNFLDYLKRFACAPVVRALVLLLRGYARNSARTNHCAARLLHRLARDLHMEALLFQLSLFALFHRLLSDPAAGAHQELVALAKFVLGKFFALAATNKKAFVELLFWKSPAAIREMTEGYSSLQEGEGAGRSRAPPWSPQEEQELRELYWKYKEVEGEDVVAAILAHLPVPRRTRKQVVKQLVRLGLASSAKDFPQERKGTRIVLWTQEQEEELTRLFEEFQGSEDVLGNIMKHLTVRRSRARVVEKLLGLGLVSERRELYKKRRRKGPGPQPAAAGAPALPAEDSSAEEGDSEEEQEEEDEAEEGPVEEHWAPEEGAGQGLVHRLLQEGLAGPLRWLENCLQRAAGDREEDGVSHPVPLVPLSEENEDAMEDRGFQALLRQLGLRPPASEQESFWRIPAALSPQQLRRAAASIARLSPDPPGLLQPPGCPQDPAPEQPPALGLDSESEEPVPVPSPVQPGTKRRRELDSEDEGSSGAAPHALQEEDEDPQPPGRRKRVCRMEEEEEEED